In Caproiciproducens sp. NJN-50, the following are encoded in one genomic region:
- a CDS encoding GntR family transcriptional regulator yields MEHLELMPARIRIASILRKAILAGEFQEGQELSLTEMGNQLGVSRTPVREAFQTLASEGLIELRMNKGAIVRRIDEKFITDHYEMRILLEGEAAARAAANHMDPSLLRPYQEKALKALPVMTQEEYIDYNMKFHTTIWTAANNGKLYQFLMGLWDGPSVGKTTSNAEHREKSVLEHGKILGCIGFCEPEEARREMSRHIRRSMNNILDSFSESS; encoded by the coding sequence ATGGAACACTTGGAGCTGATGCCGGCGCGGATCCGGATCGCATCCATCCTTCGGAAAGCGATCCTTGCGGGGGAATTTCAGGAAGGGCAGGAGCTATCCCTGACGGAAATGGGAAATCAGCTCGGCGTATCCCGCACGCCCGTACGGGAGGCATTTCAGACGCTGGCTTCCGAGGGGCTAATCGAGCTCCGCATGAACAAGGGCGCCATTGTCAGGCGGATCGACGAGAAATTTATTACGGATCATTACGAGATGAGGATTCTGCTGGAGGGCGAAGCCGCCGCTCGCGCCGCGGCGAATCACATGGACCCCTCGCTTCTCCGTCCATACCAGGAGAAGGCGCTGAAGGCCCTTCCCGTAATGACGCAAGAAGAATATATCGATTACAACATGAAATTCCATACAACCATCTGGACGGCGGCGAACAACGGAAAGCTGTATCAGTTCCTGATGGGGCTGTGGGACGGGCCTTCGGTCGGAAAAACAACTTCGAATGCGGAGCACCGCGAGAAATCCGTTCTGGAGCACGGTAAAATTCTTGGCTGTATCGGTTTCTGTGAGCCGGAAGAGGCCCGCAGGGAAATGAGCCGCCATATCCGGCGAAGCATGAACAATATTCTGGACAGCTTCAGCGAATCTTCCTGA
- a CDS encoding 2-hydroxycarboxylate transporter family protein, which translates to MSNSDTAAAKQKSTYLLFNLPWYYFAAFAVVVLAATYLGVLPSGMGGCFAFMIVVGTILNEIGERTPIIRSYLGGGAIVVIFGSALLNYFNLLPALVKTLDDGTKIYNMHLLNDLDLMGNINQFFKPEGAFLDFYIAALITGSILGMNSNLLKKAAARYFPAIFGGIFLAFGITLAVSSIMGYGAVKALLLIALPIMGGGMGAGAVPLSKIFESSNTMTAAKAISIMTPAVAIGNAISIVLGGLVVKIFKNKEWNGQGQLMKLDAASAAEMEISPEMEAKRAHIDVKNLGIGLFVSNSFFAWGYIVGWAWNSICPAVSIHPYAWMIISVAVCKIFNLLPENVEVACYQWFQFIMKNLTTTLLMGIGLCYLSIDTVIQSFNATYLVLCLGTCLGAFFGAAVVGKWVGFYPVEAGITAGLCMSNMGGTGDVAVLSAADRMELMPFSQISSRLGGAIILLIGSLLLSLLGGML; encoded by the coding sequence ATGTCAAATTCCGATACTGCTGCAGCGAAGCAGAAATCTACATACCTTTTGTTCAATCTTCCATGGTATTATTTCGCGGCCTTTGCCGTTGTCGTCCTGGCGGCGACTTACCTGGGCGTCCTGCCCTCAGGGATGGGCGGCTGCTTCGCCTTTATGATCGTGGTCGGCACAATCCTGAACGAAATCGGGGAACGGACCCCCATCATCCGCTCCTATCTGGGCGGCGGCGCCATCGTCGTCATCTTTGGCTCCGCGCTCCTGAACTACTTTAATCTGCTGCCGGCCCTGGTAAAAACCCTGGACGACGGCACCAAGATCTACAACATGCACCTGCTGAACGATTTGGACCTGATGGGAAACATCAACCAGTTTTTCAAGCCGGAGGGCGCTTTCCTGGACTTTTATATCGCCGCGCTGATCACCGGCTCCATTCTGGGCATGAACAGCAATCTTCTGAAGAAAGCCGCCGCGCGGTATTTTCCGGCCATTTTCGGCGGTATCTTCCTGGCTTTCGGCATCACGCTTGCGGTGAGCTCGATTATGGGCTACGGCGCGGTAAAGGCCCTGCTGCTCATCGCCCTTCCCATCATGGGCGGCGGCATGGGAGCGGGCGCCGTGCCCCTCTCCAAGATCTTTGAAAGCAGCAACACCATGACCGCGGCAAAAGCCATTTCCATCATGACGCCGGCCGTGGCCATCGGGAACGCGATCTCCATCGTTCTGGGCGGCCTTGTCGTCAAGATTTTCAAAAACAAGGAATGGAACGGCCAGGGGCAGCTGATGAAGCTGGATGCGGCGAGCGCCGCGGAAATGGAGATCAGCCCCGAAATGGAAGCCAAGCGCGCCCATATTGACGTAAAGAATCTGGGCATCGGCTTGTTTGTTTCCAACTCCTTCTTCGCGTGGGGTTACATCGTGGGCTGGGCCTGGAACTCCATCTGCCCCGCCGTCAGCATCCATCCCTACGCCTGGATGATCATCAGCGTCGCCGTCTGCAAGATCTTCAACCTGCTCCCGGAGAACGTCGAGGTCGCCTGTTACCAGTGGTTCCAGTTCATTATGAAAAACCTGACAACCACGCTGCTGATGGGAATCGGTCTGTGCTATTTGAGCATCGATACCGTGATCCAAAGCTTCAATGCGACCTATCTGGTTCTATGCCTGGGCACCTGCCTGGGCGCGTTCTTCGGCGCTGCGGTGGTCGGAAAATGGGTCGGGTTCTACCCCGTGGAAGCGGGCATTACCGCCGGCCTGTGCATGTCCAACATGGGCGGCACCGGCGACGTGGCCGTCCTCTCCGCCGCGGACCGCATGGAACTGATGCCCTTTTCGCAGATCTCCTCCCGCCTCGGCGGCGCCATTATCCTTCTCATCGGCAGCCTGCTGCTGTCCCTGCTGGGTGGGATGCTGTAG
- a CDS encoding ATP-dependent Clp protease ATP-binding subunit, with translation MMCSKCHKRPAVVFLTPSADMGESRGLCLICAKELGIKPVNDLLDQMGITDEQMEAMESELTDMIEENQDDPGEGENGSESALSGFVPGGAATFPFIQNIYPGGANSPEQVQNGESSKKAPKEKHKTKRKHLDAYCTNLTARARAQQIDAVVGREKEIARVIQILSRRTKNNPCLIGEPGVGKTAVAEGLALRIAGGNVPAALRKKEIHLLDLTALVAGTQFRGQFESRIKGLLEEVKAEGNIILFIDEVHNLVGTGDAEGSMNAANILKPALSRGEIQVIGATTFNEYRKYIEKDAALERRFQPVTIAEPSIQETVEVLNGIKSYYENFHRVRVTEPVIRKIVTLSERYINDRFLPDKAIDLLDESCSCAALRNVSMEQYDRNAEQLADLHAQEEELTADSTEPDYQKLAEIRTNISRLELKEKELAPAALGSQVEERDVARVIELWTGIPASRIQENELKKLAELEQKLNGKIVGQEEAVAAVSAAIRRSRVQISPRRRPASFIFVGPTGVGKTELVKVLSKELFDTPETLIRLDMSEFMEKHSVSRIIGSPPGYVGYDEAGQVTEKVRRRPYSVLLFDEIEKAHPDVMNILLQILDEGHITDAHGRNVNFENTVLVMTSNAGSEKKEGTLGFARSDADVTRERVLKALSDFLRPEFISRVDEIIVFRQLKEDDFEKIAHLMLDEYVATLKERGTRLVYDEKATRWLARNAIGGKSGARDLRNLIRRKVEDRIASILVESGSDSLAGIAVTADDEKGIQLQVMQ, from the coding sequence ATCATGTGTTCCAAATGTCACAAGAGACCTGCGGTTGTATTTCTGACCCCATCGGCTGATATGGGGGAAAGCCGCGGGCTTTGTTTGATTTGTGCCAAGGAACTTGGAATAAAGCCGGTGAATGATTTGCTGGACCAAATGGGAATCACGGATGAACAGATGGAGGCGATGGAATCCGAGCTGACCGATATGATTGAGGAAAACCAGGACGATCCCGGCGAAGGGGAAAACGGCTCTGAAAGCGCTCTGAGCGGCTTTGTGCCCGGCGGAGCCGCGACGTTTCCGTTCATTCAGAATATTTATCCCGGCGGGGCCAACAGCCCGGAGCAGGTCCAGAACGGAGAATCCAGCAAAAAAGCTCCGAAAGAAAAGCATAAGACCAAGCGGAAGCATCTGGATGCCTATTGCACGAACCTGACCGCCCGGGCCAGGGCACAGCAGATTGACGCCGTAGTCGGCCGGGAGAAGGAAATCGCGCGCGTCATTCAGATTCTCAGCCGCAGGACCAAGAACAATCCCTGCCTGATCGGTGAGCCGGGCGTCGGCAAAACGGCCGTGGCGGAAGGGCTCGCCCTGCGGATTGCCGGCGGCAATGTCCCCGCGGCGCTGCGCAAAAAGGAAATCCATCTGCTTGACCTGACGGCCCTGGTTGCGGGAACGCAGTTCCGCGGGCAGTTTGAAAGCCGGATCAAGGGACTTCTGGAAGAGGTCAAGGCGGAAGGAAACATCATTCTGTTTATCGATGAAGTACACAATCTGGTTGGCACAGGGGACGCGGAAGGTTCCATGAATGCCGCAAACATATTAAAGCCTGCCCTTTCCCGCGGGGAAATTCAGGTGATCGGCGCGACGACCTTCAACGAATACCGCAAATATATCGAAAAGGACGCGGCGCTGGAACGGCGTTTTCAGCCCGTGACGATTGCGGAGCCGTCCATTCAGGAGACGGTCGAGGTATTGAACGGCATTAAATCCTACTATGAAAATTTTCACCGGGTGCGTGTGACGGAACCGGTCATCCGGAAAATCGTCACGCTGTCGGAGCGTTATATCAACGACCGGTTTCTGCCTGACAAAGCCATCGACCTTTTGGATGAGTCCTGTTCATGCGCCGCTCTGAGAAATGTTTCCATGGAACAGTACGACAGAAACGCGGAACAGCTGGCGGATCTTCATGCGCAGGAAGAAGAGCTGACAGCCGACAGCACGGAGCCGGATTATCAGAAGCTGGCCGAGATACGCACGAATATTTCCCGCCTGGAGCTAAAAGAAAAAGAGCTGGCCCCCGCGGCGCTCGGTTCCCAGGTCGAGGAGAGGGACGTCGCCAGGGTCATTGAGCTTTGGACGGGAATTCCGGCGAGCCGGATCCAGGAAAACGAATTGAAAAAGCTTGCGGAGCTGGAACAGAAGCTGAACGGAAAAATCGTCGGACAGGAAGAGGCGGTGGCGGCCGTTTCGGCCGCGATCCGCCGCAGCCGGGTGCAGATCAGCCCGCGCCGCCGGCCTGCTTCTTTTATTTTTGTCGGCCCCACGGGAGTCGGAAAAACCGAGCTGGTCAAGGTTCTTTCCAAGGAATTGTTCGACACGCCCGAAACGCTGATCCGGTTGGACATGTCGGAGTTCATGGAAAAGCACTCGGTTTCCCGTATCATCGGGTCGCCCCCGGGCTATGTGGGATATGACGAGGCAGGGCAGGTGACAGAGAAGGTGCGCCGCCGCCCGTATTCCGTGCTTTTGTTTGACGAAATCGAAAAGGCTCATCCGGACGTGATGAATATTCTTTTGCAGATTCTGGATGAGGGCCATATTACCGACGCGCACGGGCGGAATGTGAATTTTGAAAATACGGTGCTTGTGATGACCTCGAATGCCGGAAGCGAAAAGAAGGAGGGGACTCTCGGCTTTGCCCGCAGCGACGCCGATGTGACCCGTGAGAGGGTCCTCAAGGCTCTTTCCGATTTTCTCAGGCCTGAGTTCATCAGCCGGGTGGATGAGATCATCGTGTTCCGGCAGCTGAAGGAAGATGACTTTGAAAAAATTGCCCATTTAATGCTGGATGAGTATGTCGCTACGCTGAAGGAGCGTGGGACCCGGTTGGTCTACGATGAAAAAGCGACCCGGTGGCTTGCCCGGAATGCAATCGGCGGAAAGAGCGGCGCGAGGGACCTTCGCAATCTGATCCGCCGTAAGGTGGAAGACAGAATCGCCTCCATCCTGGTGGAGAGCGGAAGTGATTCCCTGGCCGGGATTGCGGTGACTGCCGACGACGAAAAGGGCATTCAACTACAGGTCATGCAATAA
- a CDS encoding 3-isopropylmalate dehydratase large subunit: MHAIEKILANASGRDRGLTGEIVNAKIDFAEINDLYLQTVYSFREMGGKKVWDRDRAAFVFDHYAPAPTIQSAANQAEMRAFARENNLTYHFDTNAGVCHQVMPERGLIYPGMIVVATDSHTTTHGAFGAFGTGVGATDLATVLISGELWFRVPEIIEIRIDGTPRKGVLPKDVILHILGKIKADGAVYKAIDFTGSYVDQLGVAGRMAICNMAVEMGAKTAYMQPNQSVLDYVSKRAVRPFTVRTTDPGYVYSESHVFDISGLGPQIAVPHSVDNVRPVEEVPAVKIDQAFIGACTGGRVEDIEEAARILRGKKIPETVRLIVIPASREVMRTCMDKGYLQELIDAGATISTPGCGPCLGAHEGVIAPGEVCITASNRNFPGRMGSVQAEIYLASPATVAASALKGCITDPRTVL, translated from the coding sequence ATGCACGCAATTGAAAAAATCCTTGCGAACGCATCCGGCAGGGACCGGGGGCTGACGGGCGAGATTGTCAATGCGAAAATCGATTTCGCAGAGATCAATGACCTCTATCTCCAGACGGTATACTCGTTTCGGGAGATGGGAGGCAAAAAAGTCTGGGACAGGGACCGCGCGGCTTTTGTATTCGACCATTACGCGCCGGCCCCCACCATTCAGTCCGCCGCCAACCAGGCGGAAATGCGCGCCTTCGCGCGGGAAAACAATCTGACATACCACTTTGACACGAACGCCGGCGTCTGTCATCAGGTGATGCCGGAGCGAGGCCTGATCTATCCGGGAATGATCGTCGTCGCCACCGATTCGCACACCACGACGCACGGCGCGTTCGGGGCGTTCGGCACGGGCGTGGGCGCGACGGATCTGGCGACCGTGCTGATCTCCGGCGAACTCTGGTTCCGCGTGCCGGAGATCATTGAAATCCGCATCGACGGCACGCCGCGGAAAGGGGTCCTGCCGAAAGACGTGATCCTGCATATTCTGGGCAAGATCAAGGCGGACGGCGCCGTATACAAGGCGATCGATTTCACCGGCAGCTATGTGGATCAGCTCGGCGTGGCGGGCCGCATGGCCATCTGCAACATGGCGGTGGAAATGGGCGCGAAGACGGCATACATGCAGCCGAATCAAAGCGTCCTCGACTATGTATCCAAACGGGCGGTCCGCCCCTTCACGGTCCGGACGACGGACCCGGGTTACGTTTATTCCGAAAGCCATGTGTTCGACATCAGCGGTCTCGGTCCGCAGATTGCCGTTCCCCACAGCGTGGACAATGTCCGGCCGGTAGAGGAAGTCCCGGCCGTCAAAATCGACCAGGCTTTTATCGGCGCCTGCACCGGCGGACGCGTCGAAGACATCGAGGAGGCGGCCCGGATTCTCCGTGGAAAAAAGATTCCGGAAACCGTCCGGCTGATCGTCATCCCGGCGTCCCGTGAAGTGATGCGCACCTGCATGGACAAAGGATATTTGCAGGAACTGATCGACGCGGGTGCGACGATTTCCACGCCGGGCTGCGGACCGTGCCTTGGAGCGCACGAAGGCGTTATCGCCCCGGGAGAGGTCTGCATCACGGCGTCCAACCGCAATTTCCCGGGGAGGATGGGAAGCGTGCAGGCTGAAATTTATCTCGCGTCGCCGGCGACGGTAGCGGCTTCCGCATTGAAAGGCTGTATCACGGACCCGAGGACGGTCCTTTGA
- a CDS encoding LeuD/DmdB family oxidoreductase small subunit → MQTTITGRAAVVLGNNIDTDQIYPGRFLDLIDPKAIGSHCLCGVDPEIAGRFHRGDIIVAGTNFGCGSSREHAPIALLSMGASLVLADSFARIFFRNSINLGLPLLICKGISQKVRPGQALKVDLLEGTAEIAETGEVLSCERIGGHALAILEAGGIKPMFRAKMGLK, encoded by the coding sequence ATGCAAACGACGATAACGGGCAGGGCCGCGGTCGTGCTCGGCAACAATATCGATACGGATCAGATTTACCCCGGCAGATTTTTGGACCTGATCGACCCGAAAGCGATCGGCAGCCACTGCCTGTGCGGAGTGGACCCCGAAATCGCCGGCCGTTTCCATCGGGGGGACATCATTGTGGCGGGAACCAATTTCGGGTGCGGCTCCAGCCGCGAGCACGCGCCGATCGCGCTGCTCAGCATGGGCGCCAGCCTGGTCCTGGCCGATTCTTTCGCCCGGATTTTTTTCCGGAATTCCATCAACCTGGGCCTGCCGCTTTTAATCTGCAAGGGGATCAGCCAGAAGGTCCGGCCGGGCCAGGCGCTGAAAGTCGATCTTCTGGAGGGGACGGCCGAGATCGCGGAAACCGGAGAAGTGCTCTCCTGTGAAAGAATCGGCGGGCACGCGCTGGCGATTCTGGAGGCCGGCGGGATCAAGCCGATGTTCCGCGCGAAAATGGGCCTGAAATAG
- a CDS encoding NAD(P)-dependent malic enzyme translates to MDYAKESLRLHREWKGKIEVVASVPVKTREDLSLAYTPGVAQPCLEIQKNVEESYELTRRHNLCAVITDGSAVLGLGDIGPEAGMPVMEGKCVLFKAFGGVDAFPLCVKTKDVDEFVNTVYLISGSFGGINLEDISAPRCFEIERKLKEKCDIPIFHDDQHGTAVITLAGLTNALKVVGKKKENVRIVTSGAGAAAVSIVRLLLSAGFRDITMCDRAGAIYKGREKGMNWIKEEMAGITNADRRAGSLADMLKGADVFIGVSAPGLVTTDMVRTMNRDAVIFACANPTPEIFPDEAKAGGARVISTGRSDFPNQINNVLAFPGIFRGAFDVRARDINEEMKMAAANALAGLISPEELNEDCIIPQPFDKRVGPAVAKAVAEAARKSGAARI, encoded by the coding sequence ATGGATTATGCGAAGGAATCGCTCCGGCTGCACAGGGAATGGAAAGGCAAGATTGAAGTGGTTGCCAGCGTCCCCGTAAAGACCAGGGAAGATCTGTCCCTGGCCTATACTCCCGGCGTGGCGCAGCCCTGCCTGGAGATCCAGAAAAATGTGGAGGAGAGCTATGAACTGACCCGCCGCCACAATCTGTGCGCAGTCATCACCGACGGCTCCGCGGTCCTCGGGCTGGGAGACATCGGGCCGGAGGCGGGAATGCCCGTCATGGAGGGCAAATGCGTGCTGTTCAAAGCCTTTGGCGGAGTGGATGCCTTTCCGCTCTGTGTCAAGACCAAGGACGTGGATGAATTCGTCAATACCGTCTATCTGATCTCCGGCTCCTTCGGCGGCATCAACCTGGAGGACATCTCCGCGCCGCGCTGTTTCGAGATCGAGCGCAAGCTGAAAGAGAAATGCGATATCCCGATTTTCCACGACGACCAGCACGGCACCGCGGTCATCACGCTGGCCGGGCTGACCAACGCGCTGAAAGTGGTGGGCAAGAAGAAGGAGAACGTGCGCATCGTCACCTCCGGCGCCGGCGCCGCGGCCGTTTCCATCGTCCGGCTGCTGCTCTCCGCCGGATTCCGGGACATCACGATGTGCGACCGGGCCGGAGCGATTTACAAGGGCCGGGAAAAGGGAATGAACTGGATCAAGGAAGAGATGGCCGGAATCACCAATGCGGACCGCAGGGCCGGCTCCCTGGCCGACATGCTGAAGGGGGCAGACGTATTCATCGGCGTGTCCGCCCCCGGCCTTGTCACCACGGATATGGTCAGGACCATGAACCGGGACGCCGTCATTTTCGCCTGCGCCAACCCCACGCCGGAAATTTTTCCCGATGAGGCGAAGGCGGGCGGCGCGCGGGTCATTTCCACCGGCCGCAGCGACTTCCCGAACCAGATCAACAACGTCCTGGCTTTCCCCGGCATCTTCCGGGGCGCTTTCGATGTACGCGCCAGGGATATCAACGAGGAGATGAAAATGGCGGCCGCAAATGCCCTGGCCGGCCTGATCTCGCCGGAAGAGCTGAACGAGGACTGCATCATTCCCCAGCCCTTCGACAAACGCGTGGGGCCCGCCGTGGCAAAGGCCGTGGCGGAAGCTGCCCGGAAGAGCGGGGCCGCCCGGATCTGA
- a CDS encoding L,D-transpeptidase family protein: MKHFEIKKLTESEAAESIAILAVSIALIYSLISVYFCNHFFFHTEINGVNVSLKAYDTANQTISDFIKGYELQLTERDRETEEIAGQDIDLQYNEKKRISEICQKQISLEWIGSLFKGQKFYINNLFIYNQDLLKNKISQLDCLNKTITKPKNVNFEYSNGSYKVIREVYGNEIIKDKLDEAIKTSIENGETKLNLEEKQCYENPTYTSSSDKTLMTKRLLDRYVSSNITYKFGDKNETLDGNTINKWLHVGEKLDVKIDRAGIVKYVNELSRKYDTVGTPRDFAASVGKTIAVKGGLYGWKIDQSAEAEALFENITRGETVKREPIYAQTALSRGKNEIGSTYLEIDITKQHVWFYREGKLIAEGPVVTGNPNRGWSTVTGTYSLNYKQKGATLSGPGSKTNVTYWMPFFGNIGLHDAYWRSSFGGQIYKRNGTHGCINAPFYLAKTIFDHIEAGTPVVCYEEG; encoded by the coding sequence ATGAAACATTTTGAAATAAAAAAACTGACAGAGAGCGAGGCCGCCGAAAGCATTGCAATTTTAGCAGTTTCAATCGCACTGATCTATTCATTGATTTCTGTATACTTTTGCAATCATTTCTTTTTTCATACGGAAATCAATGGAGTAAATGTTTCATTAAAAGCATACGATACCGCGAATCAGACGATCAGCGACTTTATTAAGGGCTATGAATTGCAGTTGACGGAAAGAGATCGCGAAACAGAAGAGATAGCCGGGCAGGATATCGATTTGCAATATAATGAAAAAAAACGGATTTCTGAAATTTGCCAAAAGCAAATTTCGTTGGAGTGGATCGGATCTTTGTTCAAGGGTCAAAAATTTTATATCAATAATTTATTCATTTATAACCAAGACCTCTTGAAAAATAAAATCAGTCAATTGGATTGTCTGAATAAAACTATTACAAAACCTAAAAATGTAAATTTCGAGTATTCAAATGGTTCTTACAAGGTGATCAGAGAAGTATATGGAAACGAAATCATAAAAGATAAATTAGACGAAGCGATAAAAACGAGCATTGAAAACGGAGAGACAAAACTGAATTTAGAAGAAAAACAATGCTACGAAAACCCCACATATACTTCGAGCTCTGACAAAACCCTTATGACCAAAAGGCTGCTGGACAGGTATGTTTCATCGAACATCACCTATAAATTCGGCGATAAAAACGAAACATTAGATGGAAATACAATCAACAAGTGGCTTCATGTCGGCGAAAAATTGGATGTTAAAATAGACAGGGCGGGAATTGTAAAATATGTAAACGAATTGAGCAGAAAATACGATACCGTCGGAACGCCGAGAGATTTTGCAGCATCTGTAGGAAAAACAATCGCGGTGAAAGGAGGGCTTTACGGGTGGAAAATCGATCAAAGCGCCGAGGCAGAAGCATTATTCGAAAATATCACACGTGGTGAAACAGTAAAAAGAGAGCCGATCTATGCTCAAACGGCTTTATCCAGGGGGAAAAATGAAATAGGCAGCACCTATTTGGAAATCGACATAACAAAGCAGCACGTATGGTTTTATAGGGAGGGAAAGCTCATCGCCGAAGGTCCCGTGGTAACCGGAAATCCAAACAGGGGATGGTCGACCGTGACCGGAACTTATTCGCTCAACTACAAACAAAAAGGCGCAACCTTAAGCGGTCCCGGCTCTAAAACCAACGTGACTTATTGGATGCCCTTTTTCGGAAATATTGGATTACACGACGCATACTGGAGATCCTCTTTCGGAGGACAAATATATAAAAGGAACGGGACCCATGGATGCATTAACGCCCCCTTCTATCTGGCGAAGACAATTTTCGATCACATAGAAGCCGGGACCCCGGTCGTCTGCTATGAAGAAGGATAA
- a CDS encoding CDP-alcohol phosphatidyltransferase family protein, with the protein MQDRNKNFNIPNTLTVLRMLLIIPFVIYYEGDQILKAAAVLILSGLTDMLDGMIARRYHQTTELGQMLDPLSDKLTQGAVAICLAVKQPILIPFLAVFVIKEALMVSAGIFLIGKKKKRPGGSQWFGKTATVLFYISFGIIVFLKGIGIGEDKELIVSVTLLSITAAFMIYAFVRYAKIYFDIYRSDDPKYKIDIQEVMDKKRRG; encoded by the coding sequence ATGCAGGACAGAAACAAAAACTTTAATATACCCAATACGCTGACGGTTCTGAGGATGCTGCTGATCATTCCTTTTGTGATTTATTACGAGGGGGATCAGATCCTGAAGGCGGCTGCCGTTTTGATTTTATCCGGGCTGACCGATATGCTGGATGGAATGATTGCCCGCAGATACCATCAGACCACGGAGCTCGGCCAGATGCTGGATCCGCTTTCCGACAAGCTGACGCAGGGCGCGGTCGCGATCTGCCTTGCGGTAAAGCAGCCGATCCTGATTCCGTTTCTCGCGGTCTTTGTGATCAAGGAGGCCCTGATGGTTTCCGCTGGGATTTTTTTGATCGGAAAAAAGAAAAAACGCCCGGGCGGTTCCCAGTGGTTCGGGAAAACCGCGACCGTGTTGTTTTATATTTCCTTTGGAATTATCGTTTTTCTGAAGGGGATCGGGATCGGGGAGGATAAGGAACTGATCGTGTCCGTAACGCTTCTGTCCATCACCGCCGCGTTTATGATTTATGCTTTTGTCCGCTATGCAAAAATCTATTTCGACATTTATCGTTCGGATGATCCGAAGTACAAGATTGACATTCAGGAAGTTATGGATAAAAAGAGACGCGGATAA
- a CDS encoding AI-2E family transporter yields the protein MELNRKNMKMLALLIAFGIVFYMALQNLYRIPDLLGILGGVFAPILLGLVFAFILNIVMLPIETKLFSGLNRKPLKIWPKIRRPVSILTSLLIVIGLIALILLIVVPELVRTITSLTNQTPSFFNGLQKSLAQIASEYPAIGEYLRSIKIDWASASQMIAANGQKLAGTLVGSTVMVTANVFHAALTLVLSFVIALNILIQKEKLRRQAIRVFQAYLPNKFHVPFLRLCSLVYTAFSNFIVGQCTEACILGTLCLIGMSLFRFPYALLVSVLVAFMALIPIIGAFLSTVIGALLILIVSPIQAIWFVVFFVILQQLEGNLIFPHVVGSRVGLPALWVLVAVTIGGNLFGVAGMLVSIPVCSVLYTLLREDVSKRLKKRRCPAEQQTSE from the coding sequence ATGGAACTTAACAGAAAGAATATGAAAATGCTGGCCCTTCTCATCGCATTTGGAATTGTATTTTATATGGCATTGCAGAATTTATACCGGATTCCGGACTTGCTTGGAATTTTGGGCGGCGTTTTTGCTCCGATTTTGCTTGGCCTCGTCTTTGCTTTTATTTTAAATATTGTAATGCTGCCGATTGAAACAAAGCTTTTTTCCGGCCTGAACCGGAAACCTCTGAAAATTTGGCCGAAAATCCGAAGGCCGGTCAGCATATTAACCTCGCTGCTGATTGTGATCGGCTTGATTGCGCTGATCCTCCTGATTGTCGTCCCTGAGCTCGTCCGGACTATTACAAGCCTTACAAATCAGACCCCGTCGTTTTTTAACGGCCTGCAGAAAAGCCTGGCGCAGATCGCATCGGAGTATCCGGCGATTGGCGAGTATCTGCGCAGTATAAAAATTGACTGGGCAAGCGCAAGCCAGATGATTGCGGCGAACGGCCAAAAGCTGGCCGGCACTCTGGTCGGTTCGACCGTCATGGTGACCGCCAATGTGTTCCATGCCGCTCTGACGCTCGTGCTGAGCTTCGTTATTGCTCTGAATATCCTGATTCAGAAAGAAAAGCTGCGCCGGCAGGCGATCCGTGTTTTCCAGGCGTATTTGCCGAACAAATTCCACGTGCCGTTCCTGCGGCTTTGCAGTTTGGTCTACACGGCGTTTTCCAATTTTATTGTCGGGCAGTGCACGGAGGCATGTATTCTTGGAACACTTTGCCTGATCGGCATGAGCCTGTTCCGGTTCCCTTATGCACTTCTGGTTTCTGTTTTAGTCGCATTTATGGCGCTGATCCCGATCATCGGGGCCTTTTTAAGCACCGTGATCGGGGCCCTGCTGATCCTGATTGTCAGTCCGATTCAGGCCATATGGTTTGTTGTGTTCTTTGTCATTCTGCAGCAGCTTGAGGGAAACCTGATCTTTCCGCATGTGGTCGGCTCGAGGGTTGGGCTTCCCGCGCTGTGGGTCCTGGTTGCCGTGACCATCGGCGGGAACCTGTTCGGCGTGGCAGGAATGCTCGTTTCCATCCCCGTCTGTTCCGTCTTGTACACCCTTCTCCGGGAGGACGTGAGCAAAAGGCTTAAGAAGAGACGATGCCCTGCGGAGCAGCAAACCTCAGAATGA